GATGACGACATCCGCGCCCAGCTCTTTCGCACGCGCGAGCCGCGCATCGTCCACATCCACGGCAAACACACGGCCGCCGAAAACGCGGGCGATCTGCACGGCGTGAACCCCCCCCCCGCCACAGGCGCCGACGATGACAATGTCCTCGCCCGCTCTGAGGGCAGCCCTTGTCTTGATGGCCTTGAGCGGGGTAGCCACAGGACTCACGATGGCGGTGGCATCGGCGTAACCCACCCCATCCGGGATACGGACGAGGTTCCGCGCGGGCGCCCGGACATACTCGGCGTAGCCGCCGTCCACGTGAACGCCGAAATAGCCCCGGAAATCGCGGCAGAGCGTCTCCCGGCCCATCCGGCAGAACCGGCAGCGCCCGCAGGTGAGATAGGCGTGGACGATCACCCGATCGCCCTCGGCGAATCCCTCCACGCCCGGCCCGAGGGCGGCGATCTCCCCGGCAATCTCATGGCCGAGGATAAGGGGAATCTTGCCTCCGGCCCGGCCCGCCCGGATGGTCACATCGAACTGATCGGGCGCGCAGGCATGGACGCGGAGCACCACCTCGCCCATCCCCGGGGAAGGGTCGGGAACTTCCTCCAGCGAAAGCGCCCCGCCCCATTCGTGCAACACCATCGCCTTCATGGTTCAACCCTCCGATCAGGAAGCGGACGGCGCCGCCGCGCGCGGGTTCTCGCGGAGCCACCGCAAAAGCATCCGATCGCGTGCGCCGAGGATTTCATTCCGCCGCGCCTCGTCCCATTCGTAGAACCCCTTGCCTGCCTTTTGGCCCAGCGTACCGGCTTCGATCATCTTGTCCAGCAGCGGGGAGGGTTCGGCGCGGTGATCGAGGTGCGGCTGAATGTTCCGCTGGACATCGCGCATCACATCGATGCCGGAAAGGTCGGACACTTCCAGAATGCCCAGGATGGGCCAAAGCCGGCCCACCGAGCGCACAACGGTATCCACCGCCTCGGGCGTCGCATATCCCTTCTCGATGATGTTGTAGGCTTCCCGGCGCATCGCTGTTGTAAGCCGCACCCCGATGTGTCCTGGAACCTCTTTGCAAAGCACCGGCTCCTTCCCCACCAGACGGAGAAACGCCATCGTCGCTTCCACGACCTCCGGCGCCGTCCGTTCGCCGGGGCTGATCTCCACCACCGGAATCAGGGGAGGCGGGGTGTAGCTGTGGGTCGAGATGCACCGCTCCGGCCGCTGGGTCATCCTGGAGATATCGGTCATTTTCAAACCCGATGTCTCGCTCGCCAGAATGGCGTTTTCCGGAGCGAGGGAATCCATCTCGCGGAAAATCTCTTGCTTCACTTCCAGTTTTTCCGATACGGACTCCACGATGAAATCGGCCCCCTCGACAGCGGCTCTGAAGTCTGTCGTGGGTGCGATTCGCGCGAGCGTCTCCTCTGCCTCTTGGGGCGTCACGTATCCCTCATCGACAAAAATCTGGACACCCCTGCGAATACCCGCCATCGCCCGCTCGGAGCTCTCCGGCGTCCGGTTGTACATCGCCACCGGGTAGCCCGCCTGGGCAAATTGCTGCGCCACGCCGTGGCCAACGTAGCCGCCGCCCACAACCCCGATGCGTCGAATCTCCTGCGGCGTCATAGGGGCCTCTCCCGAAACCTCGAGAATTTCAAATGTTTCCGTTTCGAAATTCGACGGAATGTCCCGGCCATGCCATCGTGCGGAAAGAGCAAAACAAAATGCGGGAGAAAACACCCGGCCCCGGAGGGCACCGCCTGCCGGGACCGGGGGGATGCTTACCGGAACAGTTCCGCCGGAAGATCGTAAAGCAGCCGCGCGGCGCGGACGAGCAGAACGTCGTTCACCCCATCGGAGTGGAGGAAGCTCGCCGCATCGCGAAAGTATTTCTCCATCGGCAGATCCTTCATATAGCCATGGCCGCCGAACAGCTCCATTGCTTCCTTGGCCACGTCGAAGGCGGCTTGCGACGCGAACACCTTGGCCATGGGCGCCATGGAGTAGTCGTTCGCCTCCGCCGGATCGTCAATGTTCGCCGCCGCCCGGTAGAGATAGGCCCGCGCCGCGTCGAGACGCATCCGCATGCTCGCCAGCTTATGATGGGTCAGCTGGTGCAGCATCATCTGTTTCCCGCCGACAAATCGCTCCTTGGCGTGCTCCACGGCCGCTTCGTAGGCCGCCCGGGCGGTTCCCAGGACGGTGGCGCCCGCCTGGATGTTGCTCCCCTCCTCGGCCAGGAACTTGAGCACATCGGGCATGCCGCCGCCGCGCCTGCCGACCAGATTGTTCTCCGGGATGGTGCAGTCATCGAAGTGGAGGGCGCTGTTCCACACCAGGCGCTGGCCCATTTTGTTCTCGGTTTTTCCGATCGTAAAACCCGGGGCATCCTTCGTGATCAGAAAGGCGCTCACGCGCTCGTAGAAATCCGCATCCGGGTCCGTCACCGCAAAAACCAGATAGAGCTTGGAGAGTCCCGCGTTTGAGATGAAGATCTTCTGTCCGTTGATGACCCAGTTTCCCCCTTTCAGCTCCGCCCTGGTCTGGACAGTTTCTTTCCGCTCGATGGGGGGGATATAGTTCGAGCCGCCGGTGGGCTCGGTGATGCAGATAGAGAGCGCGCATTCGGGATCGTCCCGGAACATGGGGATGAACCGCTTTTTCTGCCCCTCGTTGCACAACTTCACGATGGCGCCCGAAATTTTCCAAATCTGATCGAGACAGACCGCGAATCCCAGGTCACCCGTCGCGATCTCCTCACCCACGACGCAGCGGGTGATAATGTCGGCCTCGATGCCGCCGTCTTCTTCGCTGAGCGCAATGGTTCGGAGACCGACCTTGTCCGCCGCACGGAGCAGATCCCAGGAGAAACCTTCCCGGGGATCGGGCTTCTGATCCAGTTCCGCCCGGACGGGCACAATCTCTTCCTGTACAAATTTTTTCGCCAAATCGCGAAGCATGATCTGCTGCTCGGTAAGCTTGAAGTCAACCACGACACACTCCCCCTCCACAATTTCGGCCCAGGTCCATCCCAAAAAATTCCGGAAACAAATACTTCTTAACGGATATTCTTACCATCTCCCAATTTGCCCATTGCGCGCAAGACCGCTTCGGGCGTTGCCGGGAGATCCTTCAGGCGCGCGCCCACCGCATCGTATATCGCATTGAGCACGGCCGGGGTCGTCGGATTGAGCGCGGGCTCGGCCACCCCCTTCGCGCCGAAAGGCCCGCTGGGCTCATCGGTTTCCACCAGAATCGGGCGAATAACATCGGGCGAATCGAGCGAGGTCGGGATCAGGTAATCCGCCAGATTGGGGTTTTTGACCATGCCCTCTTCCATCAGCACCTGTTCCATCATGCCGAAGCCATACCCCTGCAGGGTGCCGCCTTCGATCTGCCCTTCGACATTCATGGGGTTCACCGCCTTGCCGACATCGTGCGCCGCAACGAGCTGGAGCACATGGTATTCGCCCGTTTCCTCGTCCACTTCGACCTCGGCGACGTGGGTGGCGAACACATAGCAGTCGTAGGGCTTCCCCTGGCCCGTTGCCTTGTCGAGGTGGAGACCGGGGGGATTGTAGCTTCCCTCTCCCAGCAGCATCTGCCCGTCGCGGTGACACTTCAGCGCGACCTCGGCGAGGGGAATGGCACGCTCGGGAGCACTCCTGACGTACACCATTCCCTTTTCTATCCGCAGATCCGCCGGCTCCGCCTCGATGATCTCGGCCGCTTTCCGCAGGAGGATTTCCTTGATCTTCCCCACGGCGGCACGGACTGCGTTGCCGCCGATGTGGGTCACCCGGCTGGCCACCGAGCCCAGATCCAACGGGGCCACATCGGTATCTCCGCTGATAAGGTGAACGTTCTCTACAGGAACCCCGATCTCCTCGGCGGCGATCTGGCGGAGCGCCACATGGGCGCCCTGCCCCACATCGGCGCACCCGGTAATCACCGTCACCGTCGCATCCTCATTCATCCGGGCGAAAGCGGCGCTCGGGTTGGCTGTCGCCGTAAAACCGACCGGGTAGATCATGGCGGCAATCCCCCCCCCGGTGCGCCGGCCGCAGGGCGAGCGCCTTCCTCCTCCGATGCTCTCCCATTCGGCCGCACGGGCGGCGTGCTCCATCGTTTCCAGGAAGCCGAAACTTCGGATGACATCGCCGCTGTGGGCCGCATCCCCGAGACGCATGGCATTTATCTTCCGGAGCTCGAGTGGATCCATCTGGAGTTTTTTCGCGATTGCATCCATGTGCGACTCGCAGGCATAGGTGGTCTGCGTCACGCCGAACCCCCGGACCGCGCCCGCCACACCGTTGTTCGTATAGACCAGGCAGGCGTCAACCGATAAATTTTCGACGGGGTAGGGGCCGCAGGCCATCAAGGCCGCTTTGGAGGCGGTGGTTTCCCCGAAGGACAGATAAGCGCCCGTGTCCAAAATCAGGTTGATCTCGCGCGCCGTGATGAGACCCTCCGCCGTTACACCCGTCTTGAAGTCCATGATGATGGAGTGGCGGATGGTGGAGGCCGTGAATTCCTCCTCGCGCGACATCCGGAACTTCACGGGCCGCCCCGTCTTCAGAGAGCAGAGCGCCGCCAGAGGTTCCAGCATGATTTCATGCTTCCCGCCGAAACCGCCCCCCACCTTCTGGACGAGAACCCGAACCCGCGAGAGGGGAAGGCCCAGCACCCTCCCCAGGTTCATCCGTATGATGTAGGGCGTCTGGGTCGAAACATGAACCGTCAGCTTCCCTTTTTCATCCACTTCCGCCATGCAGATGTGCGGCTCGATGGCGGCGTGTTCCTGGGCGCGGGAGATGAATCTCTCCTCGACAATCAGGGAGGCCCGCCGGAAGCCCTCGTCCAAATTTCCGCGGCGCACCTTCCAGTCAAGAACGCGGTTTCCCGTCGGATGATTTTCGTGGACCCTGGGGGCCGCGGACTGGAGGGCGGCTTCGGGATCGCTCACCACCGGCAGGTCCTCATACTCCACCCGTATTTTCCGCACCGCTTCCTCGGCGGCCTCCCAACTCTCCGCGCAAAGCGCGGCAACCGGATCACCCGCATAGCGGACCTTGTCGGTGCACAGAACGGGTTGATCCTGAAGGCTGGGGCCGTAGGCATTGTTCGGAATATCTTTGCCGATGAGGATGCAGGCCACCCCGGGGTGCCGGGACGCGGCCCGGGTGTCCACGCGGCGGATGCGGGCGTGGGGCCGCCCCGCCCGGAGAACCGCACCGTACAAGAGTCCCGGCGGCGCGAGATCGTCCACATACAGTGCGCTGCCCGCGCTCAACTGTGCCCCGTCGGCACGCACTTCCCTTTTTCCAACTGATTGGAAGACCGTCGTATCCATCTTGCATTCTCCCTGGAGGGGACCGATCCTCTACGGAGATGTTGAAAGAATATTAAAAGGTCCTAAATTCTAATACATAAGGTAATGCCCCGGCGAGTAGATGACAATGCCGACGGGGCAAGAATCATTAATAATTGATTTTACTTCTGTTACCTCACTCTCCGCGGCTCGGCCGGCCACGGGAAGAAAGGATGGAGACCATGCGCGCCGTCATCGTGAAAAAACCCGAACATTTCTACCTCACGGAACTGCCGGAGCCCCAAATCGGCCCCGATGAAGTGCTGGTGCGTGTTCGGGCATGTACGTTCTGCGGCTCGGACATTCACCTTATCGAGGGAAAGCTTCCGGGGGTGATCTATCCGCTCGTGCCGGGCCATGAGTGGACGGGCGAGGTATTGAAAACCGGCGAGACGGTGGAGAAGTTTCAGCCCGGCGATCGCGTCGCCACCGAAAG
The nucleotide sequence above comes from bacterium. Encoded proteins:
- a CDS encoding 3-hydroxyacyl-CoA dehydrogenase family protein, encoding MTPQEIRRIGVVGGGYVGHGVAQQFAQAGYPVAMYNRTPESSERAMAGIRRGVQIFVDEGYVTPQEAEETLARIAPTTDFRAAVEGADFIVESVSEKLEVKQEIFREMDSLAPENAILASETSGLKMTDISRMTQRPERCISTHSYTPPPLIPVVEISPGERTAPEVVEATMAFLRLVGKEPVLCKEVPGHIGVRLTTAMRREAYNIIEKGYATPEAVDTVVRSVGRLWPILGILEVSDLSGIDVMRDVQRNIQPHLDHRAEPSPLLDKMIEAGTLGQKAGKGFYEWDEARRNEILGARDRMLLRWLRENPRAAAPSAS
- a CDS encoding acyl-CoA/acyl-ACP dehydrogenase → MVDFKLTEQQIMLRDLAKKFVQEEIVPVRAELDQKPDPREGFSWDLLRAADKVGLRTIALSEEDGGIEADIITRCVVGEEIATGDLGFAVCLDQIWKISGAIVKLCNEGQKKRFIPMFRDDPECALSICITEPTGGSNYIPPIERKETVQTRAELKGGNWVINGQKIFISNAGLSKLYLVFAVTDPDADFYERVSAFLITKDAPGFTIGKTENKMGQRLVWNSALHFDDCTIPENNLVGRRGGGMPDVLKFLAEEGSNIQAGATVLGTARAAYEAAVEHAKERFVGGKQMMLHQLTHHKLASMRMRLDAARAYLYRAAANIDDPAEANDYSMAPMAKVFASQAAFDVAKEAMELFGGHGYMKDLPMEKYFRDAASFLHSDGVNDVLLVRAARLLYDLPAELFR
- a CDS encoding zinc-binding dehydrogenase; this encodes MKAMVLHEWGGALSLEEVPDPSPGMGEVVLRVHACAPDQFDVTIRAGRAGGKIPLILGHEIAGEIAALGPGVEGFAEGDRVIVHAYLTCGRCRFCRMGRETLCRDFRGYFGVHVDGGYAEYVRAPARNLVRIPDGVGYADATAIVSPVATPLKAIKTRAALRAGEDIVIVGACGGGGVHAVQIARVFGGRVFAVDVDDARLARAKELGADVVINSRKTDFGEVVLEETDGKGAEVVLEFVGTEETIPRSLAALSTAGRLIVVGFQPGAVFVTDPTRFVHDEITVTGSRYVNRAELAEAAEWVGAGRVKPIISATYPLAEAERALADLKENRVFGRAPLLPGA
- a CDS encoding xanthine dehydrogenase family protein molybdopterin-binding subunit, coding for MDTTVFQSVGKREVRADGAQLSAGSALYVDDLAPPGLLYGAVLRAGRPHARIRRVDTRAASRHPGVACILIGKDIPNNAYGPSLQDQPVLCTDKVRYAGDPVAALCAESWEAAEEAVRKIRVEYEDLPVVSDPEAALQSAAPRVHENHPTGNRVLDWKVRRGNLDEGFRRASLIVEERFISRAQEHAAIEPHICMAEVDEKGKLTVHVSTQTPYIIRMNLGRVLGLPLSRVRVLVQKVGGGFGGKHEIMLEPLAALCSLKTGRPVKFRMSREEEFTASTIRHSIIMDFKTGVTAEGLITAREINLILDTGAYLSFGETTASKAALMACGPYPVENLSVDACLVYTNNGVAGAVRGFGVTQTTYACESHMDAIAKKLQMDPLELRKINAMRLGDAAHSGDVIRSFGFLETMEHAARAAEWESIGGGRRSPCGRRTGGGIAAMIYPVGFTATANPSAAFARMNEDATVTVITGCADVGQGAHVALRQIAAEEIGVPVENVHLISGDTDVAPLDLGSVASRVTHIGGNAVRAAVGKIKEILLRKAAEIIEAEPADLRIEKGMVYVRSAPERAIPLAEVALKCHRDGQMLLGEGSYNPPGLHLDKATGQGKPYDCYVFATHVAEVEVDEETGEYHVLQLVAAHDVGKAVNPMNVEGQIEGGTLQGYGFGMMEQVLMEEGMVKNPNLADYLIPTSLDSPDVIRPILVETDEPSGPFGAKGVAEPALNPTTPAVLNAIYDAVGARLKDLPATPEAVLRAMGKLGDGKNIR